Genomic DNA from Sporosarcina sp. ANT_H38:
CCTTGATGGATTTCCAAGTTTATATTTTTTAGTATTGGATTGTTTTCTTGGTAATGAAAGGATATATTTTTTAATTGAAGCATTGGAGTGGAAGGTTCATCTGCTTGTTTTGTTATTTGTATATTCTCTAACCATTCCTGTATTTTTGGAGTGAAAGATTCCGCATCTAACTGACTGATGTTTCTTAACTCTGTTGTTTTGTCCAGTGTACAACCAGCGTATTTCAATGCTTTTATGTACAGCGGTTCACGTATTGAATGTTTAGTGAGCAGGGAGCTTGTTAATATTTCATTTGTTGTTGTGTTAGCTATGATTCTACCTTGATCCATCAATATAATACGATCAACCGATTGGGATAGGACATCTTCCAGGCGGTGTTCGACAATAATAACGGTTTTCTGTTCCTTTTTTTGAAGCTCGTCCATTAATGCGATTGCTGCCAAACCAGAGGCGGGGTCAAGGTTTGCTAACGGTTCGTCAAACAACACGATATCGATATCATTGACGAGGACGCCTGCTAATGCGACACGTTGTTTCTGACCGCCCGATAATTCATGGATACGAGCGTGTAAAAAAGGAGTCATGTCTACAATAGCAGCTGCATCTGCAACTCTTTTCTTCATTTCTTCGAGCGGAATATTGTTGTTTTCAAGGGCAAATGCAATATCTTCTCCAACGGTTATACCTATAAATTGGCCGTCTGTATCTTGTAATACCGTTCCGACAAGAAGTGAAATTGAAAAGATGTCAAGATCTTTTGTTTCCCTTCCATGTATTTGTAAACTTCCTGTTAGTTCGCCTTCATAGGCGAAAGGAGCAAGCCCGTTTAATAAGTGAACGAGCGTGCTTTTACCAGAACCTGAAGGGCCAACTATACATACTTTCTCGCCCTCATAAATTGTTAAATTGATATCTATTAGTGTAGCTTCAACTTGGCTATTATATTGAAAGTTGACATTTCGAAATTCGATTAGTGGTTTTTTTGTCATGTTCGTCATCCTTTTTTTAATCCTCGTAACTCAGGCTCCCTTTTTTAGTTCTCGTTTTGGCATAAGCAGCAAGCAAGAACGTTCCAAGTATACCAACCGTTATAATATTACTTATTCCTGCAATAATTCCTTGTGTGAATACTTTGTTTGCGGGTTCTGCATAAATAAGAATATCCAATATTGGTGCAATAATAAACCAACCAATAGCTTGAACTGATGATTGTGCAATGTTAAACGCAATTATTTTCTTTCGCCCAAACTCACCGTCTTGAATG
This window encodes:
- a CDS encoding ABC transporter ATP-binding protein, whose translation is MTKKPLIEFRNVNFQYNSQVEATLIDINLTIYEGEKVCIVGPSGSGKSTLVHLLNGLAPFAYEGELTGSLQIHGRETKDLDIFSISLLVGTVLQDTDGQFIGITVGEDIAFALENNNIPLEEMKKRVADAAAIVDMTPFLHARIHELSGGQKQRVALAGVLVNDIDIVLFDEPLANLDPASGLAAIALMDELQKKEQKTVIIVEHRLEDVLSQSVDRIILMDQGRIIANTTTNEILTSSLLTKHSIREPLYIKALKYAGCTLDKTTELRNISQLDAESFTPKIQEWLENIQITKQADEPSTPMLQLKNISFHYQENNPILKNINLEIHQGEMISIVGANGTGKSTFGKLLCGFEKPTAGSIEFYDIVVAKDSIKERGERVGFVLQNPNHMFSKQLIYEEVAFGLLQKRLPASEVKEHVEETLKICGLYPFRNWPISALSYGQKKRLSIASILVLKPSVILLDEPTAGQDFKHTTELMMFLERLQKRGVTIILITHDMHIMMEYTKRAIVMSNGTIIADSSPALILADHNLIDQGHLKQSSLYKLANVLQIADQAQFIQKFIQYDREVRFNEQ